A stretch of the Rosa rugosa chromosome 5, drRosRugo1.1, whole genome shotgun sequence genome encodes the following:
- the LOC133710420 gene encoding uncharacterized protein LOC133710420: protein MAGAFWGTRVMEIVKKHDSGGLVWKRIKLTTTRKANAKKRLLRVWQNEAVLKACAEPPPSKSSGADASEVVRKTTE, encoded by the exons ATGGCGGGTGCGTTTTGGGGGACGCGAGTGATGGAGATAGTGAAGAAGCACGACTCCGGCGGTCTGGTTTGGAAGAGAATAAAGCTGACCACCACCCGCAAAGCCAACGCCAAGAAGCGCCTCCTCCGTGTTTGGCAG AATGAGGCTGTCCTGAAAGCATGTGCCGAACCACCTCCTTCAAAATCGTCAGGGGCTGATGCTAGTGAAGTTGTGAGAAAGACAACTGAATAG